The Antarcticibacterium flavum genome contains the following window.
CACATTCTCTGCCAGGTAACCAGACGAACCCTGTTTTTCAAGGAACATCATTAGGAGTGCAAGCAAGATCCCGGAGATCGCAAAAACTGTAGGGTAGAAGATGATCTTGTTTTTGATCCTTCGAACAATTCCCAGAAAAGTGGTGTAGAGTTTTTTCATCGTTTAAAGTTAGTAAAAATGGGCACTGTAATACTTTGATTAATCTATAGGAAAGGTTAATAAACTCCAATTTTGTCAAAATGACATTTAAAAAATTAAAAAATGAGACAAAACGGCAGTTAATTTTAATTGGAATTTATTTTGCTAAGAGATAAGAAAAAAAGTTAATAACCTTAAAAAATAAAAGTTATGAGTTTAATAAAGAGAAATGAGGCCAACTGGCTGCCATCTGTTTTCGATGATATGTTTAAAACAGATTGGTTAGGAGGTACTACAAATGTAAATAGTATAGGTACCAGTATCCCTGCAGTGAACATTCACGAAAGTGATGAAAATTTCCTGGTAGCAGTAGCAGCTCCCGGAAAATCAAGAGAAGATTTTAAGATCGAACTTGACAATGATGTGCTGACCATTTCTTCGGAAGAGAAGAAGGAAAACGAGCCTTCAGAAAAGAATGGAAGATATACCCGCAGGGAATTTAGCTACAGTACTTTTAAAAGGGCCTTTAGCTTACCTGAGACTGTAGACAATGAGAAAATCTCTGCTTCGTATAATAATGGGGTCCTTGAGATCAACCTTCCTAAACGGGAAGAAGCAAAAGTACAGCCAAAGCGAATGATCGAGATTGCATAATGTGATTATTTAATTTGATTAGTTAGTTAGAAAGTAAAAGCGTCTTTTTCAGGGCGCTTTTCTTATATTAAGCAATACCCACCTGTTGCCGGCGCTTTGGATAGTCATTATCTGGCTTCCGGTAATTGAGGCAATTGATACATCATTTACCACATCATAAATGTCATCATTATTGGAGAAGACAAACGGTTTAGTTTTGGTGCCTTTCCACGCGATCAAGGTGATCAACCTCCCCCGATGAAGATTGGCGGGAGGGATGGCAATAGCTGTTACAGCATCATTGATGCGCAGTGAATAAACCTCATCGGGAATTTGGAAAGCACCGGCGACACTGGTCGTTGAGGAATAATTTCGAATATTATTATAGGTCCAGTTCAAATTTCCAGCACTGTCCAGGCTTAAGAACTGCTCATTCACTCCCCGTATGGCCGGGAGGATGTATTCCTGCTGCGGGCTAAGGCCAATTCCAACGCGTCCTACAAAATAGCCTGCGTAGACTTTAGCGTTATGATCTCCCTGGGCTATACTGTAAATTCCGTAAATATTTCCCTGTCCCTGGCTTGTTCCTATCTGGCTGTAGATCCCGTAATTGTCGCTCCTTGCACCAAATGTTCTTCCAACCCTGTTAAAGATCCCATAAATATCATTGGTGCCGGCGTTTTGATAGGTTTCTGTGAAAATGCCATAATGAACCCCGGAACCCAGACCTCCCACGTTGTTTTTCAGCCCATATTTTGTTCCATTTGTAGCACTTCGGTTATTGTTGATGATCCCGTAAGTCGTGAGGTTATCAATGGTAGGATTATTATTATCTACCTCCAATCCTTTTTTTATTGCAGCATCTGCTGTGGAATTAAGGCTTATCTGCATTTTAGAAGTGATCTCTTCTGTACCAATTCCTACATTGCCCTGCCTGTAAACTGGTTCCAGGATATTCCCGGGACTTGTGGTCGTGCCCGGTTTATAAAAATCCCCGGCAGCGCTTCCACCAATATTGGTCCATTTCTTATCCTGGTTGTTCCAGTAATAGAATCCTGAAGAAAAATCCTGGATATCAACTTCCAGGAAAACCAGCATGCCGTGTTGATCTGCTCCGGGTGAGGTAGAGGGAAATCTTTTAACCCGCGGAATAAGAATCCCGTCAAGGTGCTCAGGATTGGCTGGATTATGTGAAATAATATCCAGCTGTGCTTTGGGACTGTCTGTTCCAATTCCCACCTGTGCAAAGACAGGAAAAGATAGGAGCAGAATTGAATTGAGTAAAAATTTTTTCATTGTAACTGGTTTTTAAACAGTCACAGTAGATCATAAATTGGTTGGGTAATTTTAAATATAACTATTAATTGTGGTGCAGCTAAACAGGTTAAATCTTCTTTAACCAACTTTATAATTTATTTCTGAAAAAATAACCTATTGCAAAGCAGCCTATTGCGCCAGTGCCTGGGTTTTTTCCTGAAGCATCTTGATCTCATCCCTAAGCCTCGCTGCGGTCATGAAATCCAGGTCCTTTGCCGCAGCTTCCATCTCCTTGCGTTTTTCCCGAATCCTTTTCTCGAGCTGACCTTTGCTAAAATAAGCAGTCTCTTTTTCAGCCGCTTTGAGAGTAGGTGCAGTTTCTATCTTGTATGCCTCTTCTTTTCTCTTAATAAGGGTCTCATTGAAGGCTTTGACTAGAGCTGTAGGAGTAATATTGTGTTTCGTGTTGTAAGCTATCTGTTTTTCCCTGCGGTATTCAGTTTCATCAATGGTTTTCTGCATACTATCTGTGATCTTATCTGCATACATAATAGCCTTTCCTTCCAGGTGTCTGGCCGCACGTCCTATAGTCTGGGTTAAGGAACGGTTGCTTCGCAGGAAACCTTCTTTGTCGGCATCCAGGATCGCAACCAGGGATACTTCGGGAAGATCCAGTCCTTCCCTTAACAGGTTTACACCTATAAGCACATCGAAGATCCCTCTCCTAAGGTCGTTCATGATCTCGACCCTTTCCAGGGTATCAACATCAGAATGTATGTACCTACACCTCACATCTACCCGGGTAAGGTATTTTGTAAGCTCCTCTGCCATCCTTTTGGTCAGCGTGGTTACAAGAACCCTTTGATCTTTCTCTGCCCGAACCTGTATTTCCTCAAGCAGGTCATCAATTTGATTTAAGCTTGGCCTTATTTCGATGATTGGGTCCAGTAGTCCGGTTGGTCTAATTACCTGTTCCACATAAACCCCTTCTGTTTTGGTGAGTTCATAATCTGCAGGGGTAGCACTTACATAGATCACCTGATTCTGAAGCGCTTCAAATTCTTCAAATTTCAGCGGACGGTTATCCATAGCCGCCGGTAACCTGAAACCATAATCCACCAGGGTTTCCTTCCTGGACCTGTCCCCGCCATACATAGCGTGTACCTGCGGAATGGTAACGTGGCTCTCATCCACAACCATCAAATAATCATCTGGGAAGTAATCCAGAAGACAGAACGGCCGTGTTCCCGGAAGTCTGCCATCAAGATACCTGGAATAATTCTCGATCCCGGAACAATATCCCAGTTCCCGGATCATTTCCAAATCGAAATTGGTACGCTCATCCAATCTCTTTGCCTCCAGGTGCTTTCCAATGTCCTGGAAGTAATCCACTTGTTTTACAAGGTCATCCTGTATTTCACGGATAGCTCCCTGCAACACATCGGGAGACGTTACGAACATATTGGCAGGATAGATATTAAGCCGGTCGTATTTTTCCACCACCTCATTGGTCTGGGGATCAAATGCCTCGATCTCCTCAATATCATCTCCAAAGAAATGTATTCGGAAAGCATTATCTGCATAACTTGGAAATACATCTACAGTATCTCCTTTAATTCTGAAATTACCGTGGTTAAAATCTGCTTCAGTCCTGGAGTATAAACTCTGTACCAGTCGGTGCAGGAATTTTGTTCGGGAGATATGCATATCCCTTTCTATGGAAACCACGTTCTTCTGAAATTCCACAGGGTTCCCTATACCATATAAACAAGAAACCGAAGCAACAACGAGCACATCACGTCTTCCGCTTAAAAGGGAAGAGGTGGTACTAAGTCGCAATTTTTCTATTTCCTCATTGATGGAGAGATCCTTTTCTATATAAGTTCCGGAAGACGGAATAAATGCTTCCGGCTGATAGTAATCGTAATAACTAACAAAATACTCAATCGCATTGTCCGGGAAAAATTGTTTGAATTCTGAATATAACTGCGCAGCAAGGGTCTTGTTATGTGCCAGCACCAAAGTAGGTTTTTGCACTTTTTCAATGACATTTGCCACCGTAAAGGTTTTACCCGATCCTGTAACCCCAAGAAGGGTTTGGTACTGGTCATTTTTATTTATACCGCCTACCAGCTGTTTGATTGCCTGTGGCTGGTCCCCGGTAGGTTTGTAAACTGATTTTATCGTGAACTTCATTTGCTTCTTTTCTTAACCTCACGAAATTAAGCAATAATCCTGCCTATTTAAAACCAGGGAGGCTTTTTCAGCAAACCACAGAATTTCAGAAGTAATTATAACAGATAAAAAGATTCCCGATGTGCAAAAAGTTCTTCCTTACGGAAGACTGTCGGCTTATTTAAAGATCTCTTTTTTTCAGCAAAGCCAAAGATAGATATACAAAGAGGAGAGTCCAGGCAATCACTATAAGCAGTTGGTACCAGTGTACCCCATAATCCTTTGTAAATTCAGATCCCAATTGCGATGCAGCTGTCTGTATGAAATTGAGCCTGGAAAAAGGTTCTACTACCAGGTTGCTCATAGAGGCGAGGGGGAAGAACTGCATAATATTATCTGCCACATAATTCATATCCTTGAATAACTTCCAGGTGAGCAGTCCATAGACAATGCTTTCAAATATCCACCAAATGAAAAGGAAACCCAGGGCAAAAGCCGATCGTTTCACCAAAACTCCCAGGAACATACAAAAGGTGAAGAACCCGGTGAGTTTTATAAAATATGCCAGCAGGTATTCCATATCTGAAAATACTATCGAGATCTCATTATAATCTGAAAAAGAATAGCCAAGGATAATGGTCACGATAAACAGAAATAAAGTGGAAATGCCGGAGAAAAGCACTACCGTAAGAAATTTTGAGAGAATAAATTCTTTCTTGCTCAGTCCATCAATAAGATTTTGTTTTAAAGTCCTGTTGCTGTATTCATTGGACATCATTGAGACTATCACAATTGCCAGGAACAACTTTAGGGTGGCAGCGATATAGCTGTTGAAATGCCAGATGAAAGGGAAATTAAAAATTCCCTGGTCGGCCAGGCGGAAATTTACCTGTCCTATTGGAAATTCAACAGAGGCAATGAGGGCGATGAAAGTAATAAGGATAAAATAGATACCGGTCAATATTTTGGCAGACCTGCTGTATTTTAATTTATGGAATTCTATATTGAGTAAACGTAACATCTTAGTTGGAGATTTGGTTGGTTAGTTGCAGGAATTGTTCTTCAAGACTTTCTTTTCTCTTTACAAGATAAGACAGCACGATACCCTTGCTGAAGAGGTATGAGTTGAGAGTCTCTGCGTCCATAGGTTCATCGAGGAATGCGGTAACCAGTCCATCCTTAGAATTTATCTTTCCTATGGCAGGATGCTCACTTAAAAGTGCCTGTAATTTTTCTGTCTCACTGCATTTAAGTTCAAAGAAGCCATGGCTGGCATTCATTTCATCTACAGGCCCGCTGTAGAGTTTTTCTCCTTTTCTAATAATAACCACATGTGAACACACTTTTTCTACTTCATCCAGGAGGTGTGAAGCGAGCAGAATAGTAGTGCCCATAGATGCTATTTTGCGAATGATCTCCCTTATTTGATGGATCCCCTGGGGATCCAGGCCATTGGTAGGCTCGTCGAGGATTAGGATCTCTGGATCATTCAATAGGGCAGAGGCTATAGCAAGCCGCTGTTTCATCCCCAGGGAAAAGGTACGGAATTTGCTGTCTTTCCTGTCAAGTAAACCAACAAGTTCCAGTTTCTCTGTGATCTTCTCAGGCTTTACTCCCTTGATCTTACATACCAGTGCAAGATTTTGTGCTGCGGTCATATATGGGTAAAAGTTTGGATGTTCTATAATAGCTCCAACTTTTTTGAGGGCTTCGTGGGTAGAGTCATTACCGTCAAACCAGTGAAAATCCCCGGAAGTCTTATTAACGACGTTCAGGACCATTCCAAGGGTGGTGGATTTACCACTGCCATTTGGTCCCAGTATCCCGTAGACATTTCCTTTTTTTATGGTAAAGGAAAGGTTATTCACGGCCGTTAAAGAACCATAGTTCTTGGTAAGATTATTTAAGGTGAGTATTGTCTCCAATTTGGCTGTTGTTTAATCATGTGACGTCTAAGTTAACGTTTTGTTACAGGAGAAATGAACAGGAATCTGTATTTTTGAAAAAACCCCTTCTATGGAAGAAAAATTGATGTCCAAAAAAAAACCCTCCTTTCCTGTTAATGAAAGGTTTCATAACTACCTGGCAAAATATAACCGCAATACCAAGATCCCGGTGTTCTATGATGACCTTCTTAGGTTTGCAGGATCTATTACGGTCTATGACCGGCATGATGAGGATACTCTTTGGGTACGCTGTTATTATTCAGACCATGAAAGGGTGGAGATAGATGAATCACTAAAGCATGTGTATAATATTCTGCACTCAGATGGGAGTGATGAATCACTGGAATATTTGAATATCGATGCCATAGATTACTGCACCTTCGGGAATTCCAAACCTTTCAGGATCAAAGTGAGGAATATCCTTAATGATAGTTTTACCTATTTCTATGTGAAAATGGCCGATGCCTCCAGGATCTATGGACTGGAAGTGGAGCATATTTTATCTCCCCATCGTATCAATTTCCTGGTGTATAAGGACACGCTTATTGAGGAGCATATTGCAGGTATCCCGGGGGATGTTTTTATTGAAAACGAATTGCCTCTGTGTGATGACAGGGCCAAAACCCAGCTTGCCAAGCAATTTGTGAAATTTAATGAACGCTGTATGGTGAGGCTCCTGGGAGATATGCGATCATACAATTATGTAGTAATTCCCACCCACGACTTTGATCATGTAGAATATACAATTCGGGCTATAGATTTTGACCAGCAGAGCTATGAAGGGAATTTAAAAGTGTACAGGCCTCAATTCTTTAAGGAGAATTTTAAAATGGTACAGCTGGTAACAGATAGACTCCAGGAAAACTCTATTGAGCAATACAGGAAAGAGGAGCGGTCGCTGTTGGCAAAGAGGATGATCAATGCCAGCACCAGGTTTAAAGAATTAATTCGGTGTATGATAAATGACCATGTTTCCACCCAGGAGAATGTGAGACAGCTAAGAAAGGATCTTTATCATTTTACCAACGATATGAAATTCAAAAGGGCTCGCACTATGGGACAGATCCTGCGCACGGCCCTTGAATTTGTAAAAAGAAATTATGAGGATGTGAATATGAAAACGCAGGTAAACTAGCTTTTCTCCTCTTTATTAAAGTAAACCAGGTAGTAATACATTTGCTTTTCCTCATCCCAGCCTTTTTCCACGAATTTCTCTGCAGATTCCGGATTCACAAAATCCATTTTTATCTGGATATTGGTGTCCAGGTTGATCACGTTTTTGATCGATTTTCTGGCAGCAGTAACAGCGTTGTTGGCAATAGGGAAGGAGGTTAGGTCCTCAATCTTGTATTTCGGGGCTTTTTCTGTTTTATAATTATTGAATTCAGGGATAAGAGCCGGGTTATCAATAACAGAATTCATAAAGGCAGATTCCTCAAAAGCGTCATTTTTGGCAAAGTAATCCACACTTCGGTTCATGAACATCACCTCTTCTTTTTTATCTTCCGCCGGGAAAACAACATCTTTGGCAAAGTTCTGGCAGAATTTTAAATACTTCTTGGTGTAGAAATTATCATCTGCAAGTACATCAACCCCAAGGAAATTTTCCAGCCAGTACTTGGTATCATATTTATTGGAGTCTACTGAAAGGATTTTGTAACCTTCAGCCCTGTTCTTATTGAATATAAGCGCTCCCTTATCAAGCTTGTTAAGGTTGATCCCCTGCTGAATGATCATCTCCAAAACACTGCCTTTTTCCTGGAACTGAAGGAAATCATGCTTTAATTCAGATTTAAATATCCCTATGGCAGGTACCTTCTCATTATCCAGAAGCATATTCTCAAAATATACCACATATACTTCCCCGCTTTTTATATGAGGGTGGGCAGACTGCTCGAAAAGAAGGGTGTTTATTTTCTTGCTAACCTCGTGTACAGTATCGGGAGCGTCAAAGATCTGGTTTGAAAGATTATAAAGCTCATTGAATTCAAGATCTGTTTCGTGAAAGAACTGGTAGTAATTCTCTTCTTTTTCCCTGAAGGGTTTTAGAAAATATTCCTTGATAAGTGGAGTGATCTCATCGTTGAGCTGAAAAGGAGTTTCAGACAAAAAGATATTCTCATTCCGGCTTTTGTTTCCAACCCTGTGAATAGAAAGAGATTCAATTTGAGCGTTATATAAGTTGATCATGCTTGGTTAGTATTGAGAATTGAGATATGAGTATTGAGATATGAGATTTTTGCTGCCGATTTATACCGCCATTTGGCGGAAGCAATTATAGTAAAATCCTCTGAAAAAAATTGCTGCGGTTGGGGGATAAAAGTTAGTACTTATTAACTATCCTGTCGCAGCCGGGTGTATTTCGCTTAATTCCAGTTTTCGTCAAAAGGTAGGTCATCGTAATCGTCAAGATCGAAATCCTCGTCAAAATTATCTCCGAATTCATCCTTTTCTGCAACAAACTCCTTATCGGGTGCCTCGAGAGGGATCTGCCCGTGCACGAACATCAAATTTGGATAATCGCGACCTTCTTCAATTTCAGCTATTTCTCCAAGTTCGATAAGGAACGTCCACATATTCAGGAAGTCATAGACGTAAATAAGCTTGGTTTGGTCTTCAGAAACTACACTGTCCAGTTTCGTTTCATTCATTAGCATTACCGATTCCTCCCCGTCACTTACGTCAAATTGGGAGATCTCCTGCCCCTGGTTCCAATCTTCATCACTAATGTAGAATGATGCCATTTCTGTGCCATCAAACCCAAAAGCGTTAATGATGGAATTGTGAAAATCTTCGAGGGTACTTTCCTGTAAAAGTTCTATATCCCTGAACACATCTTCTTCTGCATCAAGAATAACCCGAAATCGATAAACCATAGTAAAATTTTAGGATTGCAAAGATACAGTTTTCAATGAGAAAATCACACTATCTGGTGAATCTGTGCAGGGTGAATGTCATGCCTGCCAGCAGGAAAAATGCCCCCACCTGGTGAGCTACCCCAAGCCATACAGGCACCGCATAAATAAGGGTTAATACCCCCAGCAGGAATTGCACAAATACAAGAATCAATAATGCATTTATGGCTTTTTGCTGAAGGGCAGTCAATGCAATTTGTCTGGAACGATACCATATATAGGCGATGATCCCTACCACAAAAAATGCCAGGTAACGGTGCACGAACTGCACCCCGCTTTTACCTTCAATAAAATTCTTCCATACCGGGCTTTGCTCAATATAAACTGTTTCGTGCATGAATTTACCTTCGTTCATCATTGGCCAGGTATTGTGAATAAGACCTGCATCAAGACCCGCGACAAAAGCTCCCCAAATGATTTGCAGCAGCAGGATTGCCATTCCCCATCTCACCACATTTCGCATGGCCTTATTAATTGTCTTTCGCTTAGGGTATATAAGGTCCAAAGCTACCCAAAAGGTGTAGGCAAAAGTTATAAAGGCTGTGGTTAAGTGGGCCGCAAGCCTGTAGTGGCTCACTGCGGGAATATCTACCAGGCCGCTTTTGACCATGTACCAACCCAAAAATCCCTGGAACCCACCTAGGAACAGCAGGATGATGGATTTTTTTATAGTAGAACTGGTAAGTTGCCTGGTTAAAAGAAAAAATATGAACGGGATTATAAATACCAGGCCAATGAGCCTTCCCAGAACCCTGTGTAGCCACTCCCAGAAATAGATCTGTTTAAAATCTTCAAGTTCAAAATGGTAATGAAGCTTTTGATATTCGGGGTATTGTTTGTAAAGCTCAAATTCTGCAATCCATTCTTCCTCGTTAAGTGGTGGGATTGTGCCGCTAATCAATTTATAATCTGAAATGGAGAGGCCACTTTGTGTAAGCCGCGTGATCCCGCCTACGATCACCATAATAAATATTAAAAAACAACCTGTGAACAACCAGTAAACAACCTTCTTATTGTCTTTCATTGAATTGTAATTGAATTAATTCCCGGTGCTGTCTTTATTTTGTGCCGGGGTAAGACCCAGGGAGCGTCCTTTTGAAAGCATATACTCCCTTGCTGCCTCGTATTCATTAGGGATCTCTCCCTCTAAAATTGCCTCTTTTATGGCATCTTTTATTATACCTATTTCCCTGGATGGCTTTAGGTCAAAAGTTTCCATGATCTCCTCTCCACTCACCGGGGGTTGAAAATTGCGAACGTGATCTTTCTCCTCGACCTCCTTTATTTTCCTTCGTACCTTTTTAAAATTGTTATGATATTTTTTAAAACGTTTCGGGTTTTTTGTAGTGATATCGGCCTCACACAGCGTCATTAAATCCTCAATATCATCCCCGGCGTCAAATACCAGCCTGCGCACTGCGGAATCTGTTACGTTCTCATCTGCAATGACAATAGGTCTGCTGCTCATCAATACCAGCTTTTGGACGTACTTCATCTTCTCGTTTAACGGAAGACGCAGTTGTTTAAAAAGCCTGTAGACCATTTTAGCACCTAAAAATTCGTGGCCATGAAAGGTCCAGCCAATCTTTTTGTCGAACCGCTTGGAAGGTGCCTTTCCTATATCGTGCAAAAGCGCCGCCCACCGCAGCCAGAGGTAATTGGTGTTTTCTGAAATATTATCTACCACCTCCAGCGTATGCCAGAAATTGTCTTTGTGCCGTTGTCCTTCTATTTCTTCAATACCCTCAAGAGCTGTTAGCTGTGGCATGATAAGGTGCAGCAACCCTGTTTTATGCAAAAGTGCAAAACCTACCGAGGGCTTATCTGCCAGCAGGATCTTGTTAAGCTCCTCCACGATCCTTTCGTTTGAAATGATCTTGATGCGTTCCTTATTTCTTGTAATAGCTTTAAGGGATTCTTTTTCGATCTTAAAATTAAGTTGTGTGGCAAATCGAATGGCCCGCATCATCCTCAGGGGATCATCAGAATAAGTGATATCAGGATCCAGAGGAGTTTTAATGACCTTGTTCTCGAGATCTTTCATTCCGTTAAAAGGATCTACAAGATCTCCGTAAGAATTTGCATTCAGGCTTAGGGCCAACGCGTTAATAGTAAAATCCCGCCTGTTCTGGTCGTCTTCCAGCGTCCCGTCCTCCACCATTGGTTTACGGCTGTCACGGTTATAACTTTCCTTTCTGGCACCTACAAATTCAATCTCCAGGTTCTCTGCCCGTAACATCGCGGTCCCAAAATTCTTAAA
Protein-coding sequences here:
- a CDS encoding Hsp20/alpha crystallin family protein is translated as MSLIKRNEANWLPSVFDDMFKTDWLGGTTNVNSIGTSIPAVNIHESDENFLVAVAAPGKSREDFKIELDNDVLTISSEEKKENEPSEKNGRYTRREFSYSTFKRAFSLPETVDNEKISASYNNGVLEINLPKREEAKVQPKRMIEIA
- the uvrB gene encoding excinuclease ABC subunit UvrB — protein: MKFTIKSVYKPTGDQPQAIKQLVGGINKNDQYQTLLGVTGSGKTFTVANVIEKVQKPTLVLAHNKTLAAQLYSEFKQFFPDNAIEYFVSYYDYYQPEAFIPSSGTYIEKDLSINEEIEKLRLSTTSSLLSGRRDVLVVASVSCLYGIGNPVEFQKNVVSIERDMHISRTKFLHRLVQSLYSRTEADFNHGNFRIKGDTVDVFPSYADNAFRIHFFGDDIEEIEAFDPQTNEVVEKYDRLNIYPANMFVTSPDVLQGAIREIQDDLVKQVDYFQDIGKHLEAKRLDERTNFDLEMIRELGYCSGIENYSRYLDGRLPGTRPFCLLDYFPDDYLMVVDESHVTIPQVHAMYGGDRSRKETLVDYGFRLPAAMDNRPLKFEEFEALQNQVIYVSATPADYELTKTEGVYVEQVIRPTGLLDPIIEIRPSLNQIDDLLEEIQVRAEKDQRVLVTTLTKRMAEELTKYLTRVDVRCRYIHSDVDTLERVEIMNDLRRGIFDVLIGVNLLREGLDLPEVSLVAILDADKEGFLRSNRSLTQTIGRAARHLEGKAIMYADKITDSMQKTIDETEYRREKQIAYNTKHNITPTALVKAFNETLIKRKEEAYKIETAPTLKAAEKETAYFSKGQLEKRIREKRKEMEAAAKDLDFMTAARLRDEIKMLQEKTQALAQ
- a CDS encoding ABC transporter permease, with translation MLRLLNIEFHKLKYSRSAKILTGIYFILITFIALIASVEFPIGQVNFRLADQGIFNFPFIWHFNSYIAATLKLFLAIVIVSMMSNEYSNRTLKQNLIDGLSKKEFILSKFLTVVLFSGISTLFLFIVTIILGYSFSDYNEISIVFSDMEYLLAYFIKLTGFFTFCMFLGVLVKRSAFALGFLFIWWIFESIVYGLLTWKLFKDMNYVADNIMQFFPLASMSNLVVEPFSRLNFIQTAASQLGSEFTKDYGVHWYQLLIVIAWTLLFVYLSLALLKKRDL
- a CDS encoding ABC transporter ATP-binding protein; protein product: METILTLNNLTKNYGSLTAVNNLSFTIKKGNVYGILGPNGSGKSTTLGMVLNVVNKTSGDFHWFDGNDSTHEALKKVGAIIEHPNFYPYMTAAQNLALVCKIKGVKPEKITEKLELVGLLDRKDSKFRTFSLGMKQRLAIASALLNDPEILILDEPTNGLDPQGIHQIREIIRKIASMGTTILLASHLLDEVEKVCSHVVIIRKGEKLYSGPVDEMNASHGFFELKCSETEKLQALLSEHPAIGKINSKDGLVTAFLDEPMDAETLNSYLFSKGIVLSYLVKRKESLEEQFLQLTNQISN
- a CDS encoding nucleoid-associated protein, whose translation is MINLYNAQIESLSIHRVGNKSRNENIFLSETPFQLNDEITPLIKEYFLKPFREKEENYYQFFHETDLEFNELYNLSNQIFDAPDTVHEVSKKINTLLFEQSAHPHIKSGEVYVVYFENMLLDNEKVPAIGIFKSELKHDFLQFQEKGSVLEMIIQQGINLNKLDKGALIFNKNRAEGYKILSVDSNKYDTKYWLENFLGVDVLADDNFYTKKYLKFCQNFAKDVVFPAEDKKEEVMFMNRSVDYFAKNDAFEESAFMNSVIDNPALIPEFNNYKTEKAPKYKIEDLTSFPIANNAVTAARKSIKNVINLDTNIQIKMDFVNPESAEKFVEKGWDEEKQMYYYLVYFNKEEKS
- a CDS encoding plasmid pRiA4b ORF-3 family protein; the protein is MVYRFRVILDAEEDVFRDIELLQESTLEDFHNSIINAFGFDGTEMASFYISDEDWNQGQEISQFDVSDGEESVMLMNETKLDSVVSEDQTKLIYVYDFLNMWTFLIELGEIAEIEEGRDYPNLMFVHGQIPLEAPDKEFVAEKDEFGDNFDEDFDLDDYDDLPFDENWN
- a CDS encoding COX15/CtaA family protein, yielding MKDNKKVVYWLFTGCFLIFIMVIVGGITRLTQSGLSISDYKLISGTIPPLNEEEWIAEFELYKQYPEYQKLHYHFELEDFKQIYFWEWLHRVLGRLIGLVFIIPFIFFLLTRQLTSSTIKKSIILLFLGGFQGFLGWYMVKSGLVDIPAVSHYRLAAHLTTAFITFAYTFWVALDLIYPKRKTINKAMRNVVRWGMAILLLQIIWGAFVAGLDAGLIHNTWPMMNEGKFMHETVYIEQSPVWKNFIEGKSGVQFVHRYLAFFVVGIIAYIWYRSRQIALTALQQKAINALLILVFVQFLLGVLTLIYAVPVWLGVAHQVGAFFLLAGMTFTLHRFTR
- a CDS encoding CCA tRNA nucleotidyltransferase, producing MPKQQNYQQALHHSIFKTISKATEETGHESYVIGGYVRDHILGRGEPKDIDIVAVGSGIELAKKVSGLLPHKPKVQVFKNFGTAMLRAENLEIEFVGARKESYNRDSRKPMVEDGTLEDDQNRRDFTINALALSLNANSYGDLVDPFNGMKDLENKVIKTPLDPDITYSDDPLRMMRAIRFATQLNFKIEKESLKAITRNKERIKIISNERIVEELNKILLADKPSVGFALLHKTGLLHLIMPQLTALEGIEEIEGQRHKDNFWHTLEVVDNISENTNYLWLRWAALLHDIGKAPSKRFDKKIGWTFHGHEFLGAKMVYRLFKQLRLPLNEKMKYVQKLVLMSSRPIVIADENVTDSAVRRLVFDAGDDIEDLMTLCEADITTKNPKRFKKYHNNFKKVRRKIKEVEEKDHVRNFQPPVSGEEIMETFDLKPSREIGIIKDAIKEAILEGEIPNEYEAAREYMLSKGRSLGLTPAQNKDSTGN